One region of gamma proteobacterium HIMB55 genomic DNA includes:
- a CDS encoding Protein of unknown function (DUF3604) (PFAM: Protein of unknown function (DUF3604)), whose translation MLPSTQSKISAFGYLVVAVGCLSLLSACGGEPVEQSSESFSAMADVHNDPSVIESTAEIDKLLVEQDPDGNWSASVFEPDTVLLDRTGGASDVSASNDGPDESVSAMSPGQRSPYYGDLHVHTEYSFDGYAMGTQATPYDAYRFAKGEAITNPGGFDMQLSRPLDFYAVTDHAMFLGLAKASAETVTEFSKNDFASPYHGLNDADNYDTDFVSMMRRLGTFAGFLPSAVAGVRSGEIDRDEVLGVIRSAWEDIIDAAEEFNDPGDFTTFVAYEYTASTLDMGNLHRNVIFKGSDKLPREPFSRFHSVNPEDLWDWMDELRDMGVESMSIPHNSNGSNGQMFKLEDWAGNPLDDAYAEQRMRNEPVVEITQVKGTSETHPLLSNRDEFAGFEIMPYRVATNALSAVNGSYVREALLNGLSLEQSGITNPYKFGFIGSSDTHSGAAAIEEDNYVSKLGLLSSEAVQRGSIPYTGLDAQTFYWGSRVLAITNPSPRGGAAYSKVNGEVYINGATPTFGASGLAAAWAEENTRDSLYEAFRRKEVFATSGPRIKVRFFGGAELDASMLDAADGIDQAYERGVTMGSDIELSTDDARAPNFLVMASADPSSAPLQRLQVIKGWVDAEGETHEEVIDVACAGGAAVNLETNRCPDNGARVDITTCAINPETGAAQLSALWSDPEFDSTVRAFYYARVIENPTCRWSTWDAIRAGVDPRPDLAKTLQERAWSSPINIIPAEG comes from the coding sequence ATGTTACCGAGCACGCAATCGAAGATCAGCGCTTTTGGTTACCTTGTTGTAGCGGTTGGATGTTTGAGTTTATTGAGCGCCTGCGGCGGTGAGCCTGTCGAGCAGTCGAGTGAATCCTTCAGTGCCATGGCCGATGTGCACAATGATCCAAGCGTTATTGAGAGCACTGCTGAAATAGACAAGCTACTCGTCGAGCAAGATCCCGACGGTAACTGGTCGGCCAGTGTCTTTGAGCCAGATACCGTTTTGCTCGATCGTACCGGTGGTGCAAGTGATGTGAGTGCCAGTAATGATGGTCCGGACGAGTCAGTCTCTGCCATGTCTCCAGGGCAAAGATCACCTTATTACGGTGATCTTCATGTTCACACCGAATACTCGTTTGATGGATATGCCATGGGGACTCAAGCAACACCGTACGATGCGTATCGATTTGCGAAAGGCGAAGCCATTACCAATCCCGGTGGCTTCGATATGCAACTATCTCGCCCCTTGGATTTTTATGCTGTAACGGATCACGCCATGTTCTTGGGGTTGGCCAAGGCATCCGCGGAAACTGTAACCGAGTTTTCTAAGAATGATTTTGCATCGCCGTATCACGGCCTGAACGATGCCGATAATTACGATACTGATTTCGTTAGCATGATGCGCCGTCTCGGCACCTTCGCCGGTTTTTTGCCAAGTGCCGTAGCCGGTGTTCGCTCCGGCGAAATCGATCGCGACGAGGTATTAGGGGTTATCCGGTCGGCATGGGAAGACATTATCGATGCGGCCGAGGAGTTTAACGATCCCGGTGACTTCACGACCTTTGTTGCCTATGAATACACAGCATCGACGCTCGACATGGGCAACTTGCATCGCAACGTCATTTTCAAGGGCAGCGACAAACTACCGCGTGAGCCTTTCTCGCGATTTCATTCGGTAAATCCAGAGGATTTGTGGGATTGGATGGATGAGCTTCGCGACATGGGTGTTGAAAGCATGTCCATTCCTCACAACTCGAATGGCTCAAACGGCCAAATGTTTAAGCTTGAAGATTGGGCGGGTAATCCACTCGACGACGCTTACGCAGAACAGCGGATGCGAAACGAACCTGTGGTCGAGATAACGCAGGTAAAGGGCACATCAGAAACGCACCCATTGCTCTCAAACCGAGATGAATTTGCAGGTTTTGAGATCATGCCTTACCGCGTCGCCACAAACGCACTGAGTGCTGTGAATGGCTCCTATGTGCGCGAGGCGCTGCTCAACGGACTTAGTCTAGAGCAGTCAGGTATTACCAATCCCTATAAGTTTGGCTTTATTGGCTCCAGCGATACTCACTCGGGCGCTGCGGCAATCGAGGAGGATAACTACGTTTCCAAGCTCGGTCTGTTATCAAGTGAGGCGGTTCAGCGAGGATCTATTCCCTATACAGGCTTGGACGCGCAAACCTTTTACTGGGGCAGTCGTGTTCTCGCAATCACTAATCCATCACCACGAGGTGGCGCTGCTTATTCGAAGGTGAATGGTGAGGTCTACATAAACGGCGCGACCCCGACGTTTGGCGCTTCTGGTCTCGCGGCGGCTTGGGCTGAAGAAAATACCCGAGACTCACTCTATGAGGCTTTCCGCCGAAAAGAGGTGTTTGCAACCTCAGGGCCACGGATAAAAGTGCGCTTCTTCGGTGGTGCTGAACTCGATGCAAGCATGCTGGATGCTGCCGATGGTATTGACCAAGCCTACGAGCGAGGTGTCACCATGGGGAGCGATATCGAACTATCCACTGACGATGCACGCGCGCCTAATTTCCTCGTCATGGCCTCTGCTGATCCGTCGAGTGCGCCTTTGCAGCGCTTGCAGGTTATTAAAGGCTGGGTGGATGCAGAGGGCGAGACACACGAGGAAGTGATAGACGTCGCGTGCGCTGGTGGTGCGGCGGTTAATCTCGAGACGAATCGTTGCCCTGACAACGGTGCTAGGGTGGATATCACTACCTGCGCAATTAACCCAGAGACGGGCGCGGCTCAGCTCTCAGCGCTTTGGTCGGACCCTGAGTTTGATTCTACGGTTCGCGCCTTTTATTACGCGCGTGTGATTGAAAACCCCACCTGTCGTTGGTCGACCTGGGATGCTATCCGAGCAGGCGTAGACCCAAGACCTGACTTGGCTAAAACGCTTCAAGAGCGCGCATGGTCTTCGCCGATCAACATCATACCTGCTGAGGGCTGA
- a CDS encoding hypothetical protein (PFAM: Pyridoxamine 5'-phosphate oxidase~TIGRFAM: PPOX class probable FMN-dependent enzyme, alr4036 family) — translation MKPAWHERLKKSIAKNKRDAHNRYFQLATVAGDGTPRVRMVVFRGFSDDDLSLSIITDTRSQKISELASCSRVEIGWYFTHTREQYRLGCDSKIYTAADESQDALDKRERIWSALSEAAKEQFFWITPGVPEGTGEAPGVTATPPDTFAVIVFEPHSVDHLVLAKQQTRTRSELGDAGWTEQALNP, via the coding sequence ATGAAACCTGCTTGGCATGAACGGTTAAAAAAATCGATCGCAAAAAACAAGCGCGATGCGCACAACCGTTACTTTCAATTGGCGACGGTCGCAGGAGACGGTACGCCGCGAGTGCGCATGGTGGTTTTTCGTGGATTTTCTGATGATGATTTATCGCTCTCAATTATCACCGATACACGCAGCCAAAAAATAAGCGAGCTGGCATCGTGTTCGCGCGTTGAGATTGGTTGGTATTTTACCCACACCCGAGAGCAGTACCGACTTGGCTGTGACAGCAAAATTTATACAGCAGCTGATGAGTCGCAGGACGCTCTCGACAAGCGCGAGAGGATTTGGTCTGCATTATCCGAAGCAGCGAAGGAACAGTTCTTTTGGATAACACCTGGGGTGCCAGAGGGAACTGGCGAAGCTCCCGGTGTCACGGCAACACCCCCTGATACGTTCGCGGTAATCGTTTTTGAGCCACACTCCGTCGATCATCTTGTCTTAGCGAAGCAGCAAACGCGCACACGCAGTGAGCTCGGTGATGCCGGTTGGACGGAGCAAGCTCTGAACCCTTAG
- a CDS encoding penicillin-binding protein, beta-lactamase class C (PFAM: Beta-lactamase): MQKIGQSLALLAIGLSSSSYADFDYFESNRQMIRNGVQAVLSCNGLFTSNRSIDQVFQNELAYLGDRVIGDASGGNYSVNTTNKWVGVGGDNDGERIHAIFREGIGCIVTPPSWDLANNGSLPTIDLSYRTPSSQLPWPMGDVVQSKPLPRDIDTAALRKAEQWAFERETPEQNTVSLLVVHKGNIILERYADGFDRTTRTRTWSTAKSIAATLIGMKVDAGELSLDAPLGFNWRPEVTATEFDPRNRVTLRHALHMSSGLYPVDSFGMEYATGSGLAYWAGASSTKGMRNRGLIREPGTFWDYENYDTLLAVYALKRTFKTDADYLRYPHTALFEPLGMTSTLPSTDRFGDFIFSSQVYTNARDLARFGMLYLQNGIWQGKRLLSEDWIEFVRTPAPASDVRGYDYGGQWWLVPDNRKGEVPADAYSTAGNRGQYVIVVPSHDLVIVRRGLDYGKQGFNRWDLLREVLKAFPKVKLDD, translated from the coding sequence ATGCAAAAGATTGGTCAAAGCCTTGCCCTACTGGCAATAGGCCTTAGCTCATCATCCTATGCGGACTTCGATTACTTCGAGAGTAATCGACAGATGATTCGTAATGGTGTGCAAGCGGTACTCAGCTGTAACGGCCTTTTCACCTCGAACCGCAGCATCGATCAAGTTTTTCAAAATGAACTCGCCTACCTTGGCGATCGCGTGATTGGGGACGCAAGTGGCGGAAACTATTCGGTTAATACAACCAATAAATGGGTAGGGGTAGGTGGCGACAACGACGGTGAGCGCATCCATGCCATTTTTCGAGAGGGCATTGGCTGCATCGTGACCCCACCAAGCTGGGACTTAGCCAATAACGGTTCGCTGCCGACGATAGACTTGAGCTATCGAACCCCTTCCAGCCAGTTGCCTTGGCCAATGGGCGATGTCGTCCAAAGCAAACCCTTACCCCGGGACATCGACACAGCTGCGCTCCGCAAAGCAGAGCAATGGGCTTTTGAACGCGAGACGCCGGAGCAAAATACAGTCAGTCTTTTAGTCGTTCACAAAGGCAATATTATTCTTGAGCGCTACGCTGATGGCTTTGATCGCACAACCCGCACGCGGACCTGGTCTACTGCTAAGAGCATCGCAGCAACGCTTATCGGAATGAAAGTCGACGCGGGTGAGTTATCGCTAGACGCACCACTCGGTTTTAATTGGCGACCTGAGGTGACAGCTACTGAGTTTGACCCACGAAACAGGGTCACTCTGCGTCATGCCTTGCACATGAGTTCAGGTCTCTACCCAGTCGACAGCTTTGGTATGGAGTACGCAACCGGCTCTGGCCTTGCTTATTGGGCGGGTGCCAGCTCGACCAAAGGCATGCGAAATCGTGGCCTTATCCGCGAGCCCGGAACCTTTTGGGATTACGAGAATTACGACACATTACTCGCTGTTTACGCCTTGAAGCGGACATTCAAAACAGACGCGGACTACCTTCGTTACCCCCATACGGCGTTGTTCGAGCCTTTGGGTATGACCAGCACCTTGCCATCTACTGATCGATTCGGTGATTTTATTTTTTCATCACAGGTCTATACCAATGCGCGCGACCTCGCCCGCTTCGGTATGCTCTATCTTCAAAACGGTATCTGGCAAGGTAAGCGCTTACTATCAGAAGACTGGATAGAGTTTGTGAGGACGCCTGCTCCCGCATCTGACGTGCGTGGATATGACTACGGTGGGCAATGGTGGCTGGTGCCCGACAACAGGAAAGGCGAGGTCCCGGCAGATGCTTACAGCACGGCCGGAAATCGAGGCCAATATGTGATTGTTGTGCCCAGCCATGATCTCGTTATTGTTCGGCGTGGTCTGGACTACGGTAAGCAAGGCTTTAATCGATGGGACCTTCTGCGCGAGGTGCTTAAAGCATTTCCAAAGGTAAAGTTGGACGATTAA